From the genome of Flavobacteriales bacterium:
AACAACTTCCACCAATGTTGTGTCTACTGTTTCTTCAGCTGTATCGAATACTTCCTCGTGTCCGACCAGTACGGTAGTTGCCTCTACAGGTGATTGCTTCAAGGGGGTTGATGCAGGCCAAAACAGCCACAGCAAGGCACCGATTCCGACCATGATCATACCTACAATGGCCGACTTTCCAAAACCATTCCCTCCTTTCGAATTGCGCTCGATCTTTGTCCTCAACTCATGTCGGAACACAGCCTTTCTAAGCGCGTCCATGTTCTCAGTAAGTCCTTGCAATTCCGCGTCCGTTGATAGTTCCTGTTCAAAGGCCGAACGTTCGGTCTGACTCATTTCATTGTTGAGGAATCTCTCAACGCGCTCTATGTTTTCAAGTTCGTTTCTCATGGCTCAGGCGTTTTTAGGGTGGTAATTGGTGGCAAGGCGAATGGCCTGTTCCAGGCACTTGTATTTCTGTGTTTTGGCTGAGTTGACACTCGAAAAGCCCAACTCAGAAGCGATTCTCGACATCGATTCTTTCTTCAGGTAGAAGCGCTTCAGTATTTCACGGCACCGCTCAGCAATCTCCGCAAGCACGCGCTCCATCGTTTTTATTCTGTCTTCTTTCTCATGGTCGTAGCCAAGGTCTTCATTGGTGAGAATGAGCGTGTCTGGCCACTCCAGTTCTGGATTGTTCTGCCGTTTGCGCAGTTTGTTTTTCCACAGTAATCGATTGATTCCGTAGAGGTAGGTTGTAAGTTTTGAGGACTGTTCAAATGCTGGGTCGATCACTTTTTCGATGAAGAGGATAAGCGCATCATGAAAGATTTCCCGCGCAGCGTTGCTGTCTCCACCAGAGGCTCTGATCAATGCTTCAATTTTCGGATACTCTCGGTAGAGTTGTTTTATTGGTGCATCGTGGTTTCCGTTCCGGATCTGTTTAACTATCTCTTCGTCCTTCATGTGTCGGAGGTTTACTACTTAATGTTTGGAAAACAAAAAGGTAACCCCGTCATAGCGAGAAAATTGCGCAGTCTTTATTCTCCGACCGTTCGGATCGAAGAGAAGCACATTAAAAAGAAGGGAAATCAGTACACCACAGCACTATCCAAATAAGCGGAAACGCTTGAAAGCTGAACAAGACCCAGACCTTGCTTGTAATAGTTAGTGGAAGTGTGCACGGTTCCGGTCGTGTCAGTTTTGAATGAGGTGATTTTCAAAAGGTCAGTGTAAGAACAACCGTTTTGCGAGTTGAGATGTGCGGCAAGATCATCAATAACTATGGAGTCTGTCGATGCGGTTGTCCAATGCATTCCAGTAGTGGGGTTAGAAGGAATATAGACCTCCTCAGCACTTAAAGACACGCTCCAACGGTAAACCTGGCCATTCTCTTCTCGGTAGTAATCATGAATGGTTCCGAACGACCCGGTTGTGACCATATGGAAATAGTCCTTTCCATTGTTCTGCTGGGTTTGTTCCGTTATTGCCAACTGAAACCATTGGTTGCTCGGCATCTTGTATATCCAGTAGCTGTTCAGCGAAAGCGGGAAATAGGACGAACCGCCATTGCCTGTGCATATAAAATCAGGACTTAGAACGCTCGAGTCTGTGATGCAGGCATTACATGGTCCGCCACAATCAACACCTTCTTCACCTTGGTTCTGAATACCATCAAAACAGGTTCCGCCAGAGGTATCGCATTTAACACATGGGCCACCGCAATCAACGGCCTCTTCGCCATTGTTCTTTTTCCCATCGTAACAGGTTTCTTCGCAAGAGGAAATGGCTGCTGTCAGAAAAACGAGCAGGAAGAACAGACCGATCCAATCGATGATCCTATGTAAACGGCCTGTGCGATTCATTATTGGAAAAGTACGTTGCCAATAGTATACAGATCGGCAACCGGGTTTACACACATGGTGGCAATCTGTGCATCGTTGTTGATCACCTTCTCCTCATCCGGACCCAGAACGATCTCAGAAACGCTAACATCCCCATCGTCAGTAAGGATTACGATGAGGTCTGCGTTGACCTGCGAGGCATATTTGATGGTCTGTTTGGCGTGATTGCCATCTGCATGTGCTACTTTATAGTCAACGCCATTCTTTTTGAACATGTTTTCTGCCCAAGCAATGTTGTTGTTGCGGGCATTGACGAGGAATTCATCGGTTTCGTGGCTTGCGAAAAGATGCACGGTGGAACCGAAAAACTTTGCCATCGAAACAGTATGAATGACCTTCTGCTTTGTTTCTCTACTGGCGTCAATCGGGAAAACAATGGTCTTATAACCGTGGTCGGAAACCGTCTTTTTCTGAACAATGATAACAGGAACGGGAGAGGAAGTGATAACCTTTACTGCCCAAGCACCGGTAATGTGCTGCATACCAATGACACCATGCGTTCCCATTACCAGCAGCCGTGCTCCGATCTCCTCGGCCACTTCACCAATAGTTGTGAAAATCGAACCTTCTCGAAGATGAAAATCTGCTTTCACACTATACTTTGATGCGATCTCGGCCACCTCGGCCTTCATTTTAGCATTCAGGTCATCCAATGATTCACCCGCCTTTTTCAGTTTAGATTTCGTGTCCTTGTTTACAATGTGAACAAGTCGAATCTCATCACCGGCAACAGACGCAACTTTTGCGGCATGATTGATTGCAGTTTTAGCGGCTGCTGTAAAGTCTGTTGGAACAAGGATGATCTGATTTTTTTCTGCCATGATTTTGGGTTGTGTTTAAGCGGATGCTAAATTAAATCTTGTGTTGGTTCAAAACCACACTATTGGTCATAACCTGCTACGATCGATCTTATTTTTTCAAGATGTTGCTGTTTTGGCTGTTGCCTGTATTTTCGGCCATACTCGGTGTGATATGAGTGTTGTTGTAAAAATCCGAGTTGAATCCGGTTCCAGGTCTCAACTGTTTCAACCACACCAAGTGCCTGCAATTCTTTGAAAAGCGTTGATCCGATCTGTTCGAAATCGTCCCTGCCCAGGTAGTCCAGGTCGGCATCGCACAGGATTTTCGACAATTCATTCTTGGGGTCCTGTGGCACTTTAGTGGCCATGATCATTTTGCACACGGCCTCAATCTGCTCTTCTGAAAATCCAAATTCCGGCAGCACGTCCTTTGCAATTTCGCAGCCTCGTTTCTCGTGTTCTCTGTGGTCGTAAAGAAAACCGCTGTCATGATATGCAGAGGCCACCAGCAGCAGATTCAACAATTCGCCTGAAATGCCTTCGGCTTTTGCAATGCGCTCCGTGGCCTCCATTACGTCCAAGGTATGATGATGACCATGGTACGTCAAATGTTCAGGCAGCTCCTGCTCAAGTCGGTCGAGTATATGTTGAATGGCTCCTTTGTTATCCATCGGATGGTTCAAGAGAGGCAAATAAGCATTTTTTCGGTTAACAGCAATGAATGTAATAGACATAAAAAGAAAAGCCCTGCAAGTAGCAGGGCTTTCATCTCCGACCAGCACGAAAAGTACTATTCAGACTTTCGCATTGGAACTTTTGATTCCGATTTTGCTGGAACTACTGCGTCCAGTGGGGTTACGCTCTCTTTGAGAAGGCCATTGGCTTTCGGAGAACTTGAACCAGCGTTTGAATTCATGTCGAATTCCCCTTCGATGCTTGTGTCGTGCGTTGGAGCATCTGGTGTTGCCTCCAATCGTTCATGTATCATCTTATCGGCTGCGGGAATGAGTTTCGATTTTTCTTTGGCAGATTGAGGAACAATCAATTGATCGAGCATGTTCTGCGGTATAATTTCCGGCAGTTGCTCTTTTTGAGCAGCAGGTTTATTGTTCACTTTCGCCATGGCTATCCAATCGAAATCCAATGGATTGGATCCGACCTTTCTCACACGGAATCCATTGGCATTTTTTTCAACGACCGCCATCTCGGCACCCAACGCATTTGGGGTTACACTGACCACGGGCACCTGACCGCTGGAAAGCTGTTCTATGAAGGAAGGGTCAAAATCAACCCATAATGACTCTCCATCTACAGTCCCACTTCCAAAGTCGCTGATTTTGTTTTGTCCACGACCCTCTTTTAGTGCCTTGATATCTTCTCGGTTCTGTTTTACACCTACCATTGACATGGAGGCCAATGCATAGTTGTCAATGCCACCGAATTCGTTATCCTGTAGATAATCTGGTGTTTCATCCAAAATGAAACCAAGGTGGTATTGTGGACGATAACTGGTTTCTGAGCCTTCAATCAGGTCGTCTGTTTCGGTTTTGTACTTGTACAAGGATGGTTTCATCCTGTCGATATCGGTAAGGATCAGATTCTTGATTGCTCCGTTACTTTCCACCGGGTGTATGTCGCGTTTCAAATCTCTTTGAGACATGGTAATGTGACTGGTTGCATAAACATATCTCCACCAGTTTTGAACACGCCCGATGTAGCCCCAACCGGCACTTCCAGAACGAAGGTGTGGGTCGCTTCCATAACTGTCAAACCACATATCATAACCACTTGAAGGGTTATCAAACCATACGTAATCGATAATATCGACACGGTTGTCCTCTTCGTCATAAATTGTGTTTGTCGTCAAGTTATTAACATCGTATAGATTGTTGTCCTTTATCACAAGGTCTGTGTTGGTGTTGATGTAAATGTAGTCGGTCGCATCGGGTTCGTAGAACCGGGTCCAACTGTTTCGGGCATGAAGCATGATCCAACGGTTGTTCACATCGTTATACAATCCAACATTGGTGGTTCCGTCAGACATTAGCGCGAATCGGCCGTCTATATTGTAGCCTTCCCATCCGCCTTTACCTCCGTCACTCTGTGTC
Proteins encoded in this window:
- a CDS encoding HD domain-containing protein — its product is MDNKGAIQHILDRLEQELPEHLTYHGHHHTLDVMEATERIAKAEGISGELLNLLLVASAYHDSGFLYDHREHEKRGCEIAKDVLPEFGFSEEQIEAVCKMIMATKVPQDPKNELSKILCDADLDYLGRDDFEQIGSTLFKELQALGVVETVETWNRIQLGFLQQHSYHTEYGRKYRQQPKQQHLEKIRSIVAGYDQ